From one Synergistaceae bacterium genomic stretch:
- a CDS encoding UDP-glucose/GDP-mannose dehydrogenase family protein codes for MNLTVIGTGYVGLVTGTCFARYGNNVTCVDVNKQRVETLKNGVVPFYEPGLEEMMTRNMREGRLNFTDSTSEALKDSEACFICVGTPQAPDGSANMQYIDSAAHDIGSAMVKNLLVIVKSTVPVGTNKRVQDIIQAELSSRNANHKLFMASNPEFLREGSSLTDFLEPDRVIIGINDPESRSIFESLYSFLEPGKLLFMDTKSAEMSKYAANSMLACRISFMNEMAGICEHVGADVENVRRGIGLDARIGKKFLNAGCGYGGSCFPKDVRALRDFARAAGYEPQILTAIDDVNERAKQSLFTKIAAKFENLTGKVIAIWGLAFKPKTSDTREAPAQILIRSLLEAGAHIQASDPRAIDETRQVLGEHRGLVYVNDMYDAVNNADALAIITEWDIYKQPDFKRMENLMSRKLIIDGRNLYSLDEMRRRGFEYVSMGRPDA; via the coding sequence ATGAATCTTACAGTTATAGGCACGGGATATGTCGGACTTGTTACTGGGACATGTTTCGCGCGCTACGGAAATAATGTTACTTGTGTTGACGTGAATAAGCAGCGAGTCGAGACTCTAAAAAACGGCGTTGTCCCATTCTATGAGCCCGGACTCGAAGAAATGATGACAAGAAACATGCGTGAAGGCCGGTTAAATTTTACTGATTCGACTTCTGAGGCATTAAAAGATTCTGAGGCGTGTTTTATCTGCGTGGGAACTCCTCAAGCACCCGACGGAAGCGCGAACATGCAATATATAGACAGTGCTGCCCATGATATAGGCTCGGCAATGGTAAAAAATTTGCTGGTAATCGTAAAATCTACTGTTCCCGTAGGCACGAATAAACGCGTTCAAGATATTATACAGGCTGAATTAAGCTCACGAAATGCGAATCATAAATTATTCATGGCCTCAAATCCTGAATTTTTGCGGGAAGGCTCATCACTCACTGATTTTCTTGAGCCTGACAGAGTAATAATCGGAATAAATGATCCTGAATCGCGTTCAATTTTTGAGAGCCTTTATTCATTCTTAGAGCCCGGCAAATTATTATTCATGGATACTAAATCCGCCGAAATGTCAAAATATGCCGCTAATTCAATGCTCGCGTGTAGAATTTCTTTCATGAACGAGATGGCCGGAATCTGTGAGCATGTCGGTGCAGATGTCGAAAACGTAAGGCGGGGGATCGGTCTTGACGCAAGGATCGGCAAAAAATTTCTTAATGCCGGCTGCGGTTACGGGGGATCTTGCTTCCCTAAGGATGTCAGGGCATTGCGGGATTTTGCACGGGCAGCAGGTTACGAGCCTCAAATTTTGACAGCTATAGACGACGTGAACGAGCGCGCAAAACAATCACTATTTACGAAAATTGCGGCCAAGTTCGAGAATTTAACCGGAAAAGTTATCGCAATATGGGGACTCGCCTTCAAGCCTAAGACTTCAGACACTAGAGAAGCACCCGCGCAAATTCTGATACGTTCATTACTTGAGGCCGGCGCACATATTCAAGCAAGCGACCCCCGGGCAATTGACGAAACTCGGCAGGTTTTAGGCGAACACAGAGGACTCGTTTACGTTAATGATATGTACGACGCAGTTAATAACGCCGACGCACTAGCAATTATTACGGAATGGGATATTTACAAGCAGCCCGATTTTAAACGCATGGAAAATTTAATGTCGCGAAAATTAATAATTGACGGCAGGAATTTATACTCACTCGACGAGATGAGAAGACGAGGCTTTGAATATGTCTCAATGGGAAGGCCGGACGCATGA
- a CDS encoding carbohydrate kinase encodes MNHYICFDAGTQSVKAAIYDENGNQIAVDVNPTTLYYPDSGWVEMDVKEYYSLALKGIKKCVEILREKNISLDSIRAIMGDGIICGIAGVDENGAAITPYINYLDSRTQSDADYLSSLNLDIWARETGNPEPLCLFPALFARWLLKNSPESGRIKKFVHNAPYILMHLAGLKADSAFIDWGAMSGWGLGYDVINKKWSDEQLKILGINKNLMPSIKKPYDIIGNLSREAANFTGLPEGIPICAGAGDTMQSLLACGVFEPGHAVDVAGTCSMFCISTNGIIPGLSKKGNALIFNSGTLPNTYFYWGFVRTGGLALRWFRDNICNQPGNDDYYKFLTEGAREIPAGCNGLRFLPWLTGGPDGFRNVHGCFINMNMNTNQFTLWRAVLEAIAGEYGEIADRCRESGTPVNRVIITEGGSKDTLWNQIKADMIQAETMTLKTGGALATNAIIGAYSVGDLPDIPEKLRGNLTETGRFKPGEKLNLPEIPFTVK; translated from the coding sequence TTGAATCACTATATTTGTTTTGACGCAGGGACTCAGAGTGTGAAAGCTGCAATCTATGACGAGAACGGGAATCAAATCGCAGTAGACGTAAATCCTACGACTTTATATTATCCTGATAGCGGCTGGGTAGAAATGGACGTTAAAGAATATTACTCGCTCGCGTTAAAAGGCATAAAAAAATGTGTTGAGATTTTACGCGAGAAAAATATTTCACTCGATTCGATTCGTGCAATCATGGGCGACGGGATAATTTGCGGAATTGCTGGCGTTGACGAAAACGGAGCCGCTATTACTCCATATATAAATTATTTAGACTCGAGGACTCAATCAGACGCTGATTATTTAAGTTCGTTGAATCTCGACATATGGGCGCGTGAAACAGGAAATCCTGAGCCTTTATGCTTATTTCCGGCGTTATTTGCGCGCTGGCTGTTAAAGAATTCCCCCGAATCAGGCCGCATAAAAAAATTTGTACACAATGCACCGTATATTTTAATGCACCTTGCCGGCTTGAAAGCTGACTCGGCATTCATAGACTGGGGCGCAATGTCAGGCTGGGGACTGGGCTATGACGTGATTAATAAAAAATGGTCGGACGAGCAATTAAAAATTTTAGGGATAAATAAAAATTTAATGCCTTCAATCAAGAAGCCATATGACATTATAGGCAATTTATCACGAGAAGCGGCAAATTTTACCGGACTCCCCGAAGGAATACCAATTTGCGCAGGAGCAGGCGACACAATGCAGTCTTTACTAGCTTGCGGAGTCTTTGAGCCCGGTCATGCTGTTGACGTTGCCGGGACGTGTTCAATGTTTTGTATTTCGACAAATGGAATTATACCCGGCCTCAGCAAAAAAGGTAATGCCTTAATATTTAATTCGGGGACTCTTCCAAATACTTATTTTTACTGGGGATTCGTGAGAACTGGCGGGCTTGCTTTGCGGTGGTTCAGGGATAATATTTGCAATCAGCCCGGAAATGATGATTACTATAAATTTTTGACTGAAGGCGCGAGAGAGATTCCGGCGGGCTGTAACGGCTTGCGATTCCTTCCATGGCTCACAGGCGGCCCGGATGGCTTCAGAAATGTACACGGCTGCTTTATAAATATGAACATGAACACGAATCAATTTACTTTATGGCGTGCAGTTCTTGAGGCAATAGCGGGCGAATACGGCGAAATTGCAGACAGGTGCAGAGAGTCGGGGACTCCAGTTAACCGCGTAATAATCACCGAAGGAGGCAGCAAGGACACTTTATGGAATCAAATTAAAGCCGACATGATTCAAGCAGAGACAATGACTCTAAAAACAGGGGGAGCACTTGCTACGAATGCGATAATAGGGGCTTATTCAGTGGGAGATTTGCCGGATATTCCCGAAAAATTGCGCGGGAACTTGACGGAGACGGGAAGATTTAAGCCGGGCGAAAAATTGAACTTGCCTGAGATTCCGTTTACTGTGAAATAG